In Natronococcus occultus SP4, the following proteins share a genomic window:
- a CDS encoding ABC transporter ATP-binding protein — protein MANGQLLTSATDEAQSRTPSPEPEPESDEETVLELEDVAKRYGTEDVISELSLSVRDGEILTLLGPSGCGKTTTLRLIAGLERPNAGAVRLQQTPVAGEGRFVPPEERGTGVVFQEFALFPHLTARENIAFGLQEWAEPDREARVAELLELVGLENHGEDYPDELSGGQQQRIALARSLAPEPEMLLLDEPFSNLDVDLRVEMREEVRRIIKEAGVTAVSVTHDQEEALSISDRVAVMNDGDIEQIDTPEQVFQQPESRFVAGFLGHASFLSGEVRGDHVDTALGRVLRDNVNGLAHQYDGTTVDLLVRPDDVTAYPAAETDAAADGTVVYRRYLGPTVLYRVELDTGETIECMHNHSDRIDLDERVAVRVTADHELAWFPAEQRDRTSAAADD, from the coding sequence ATGGCGAACGGACAACTACTCACGTCGGCGACCGACGAAGCGCAGTCGAGAACTCCATCTCCAGAGCCGGAGCCGGAGTCGGACGAGGAGACCGTTCTCGAGCTCGAGGACGTCGCGAAACGGTACGGTACCGAGGACGTGATCTCGGAGCTCTCGCTGTCCGTTCGTGACGGCGAGATTCTCACCCTGCTGGGCCCGTCGGGCTGTGGCAAGACGACCACGCTGCGCCTGATCGCGGGACTGGAGCGACCCAACGCGGGCGCGGTCCGACTCCAGCAGACTCCGGTCGCGGGCGAGGGTCGGTTCGTTCCACCCGAGGAGCGCGGAACTGGTGTCGTCTTTCAGGAGTTCGCGCTGTTTCCCCACCTCACCGCCCGCGAAAACATCGCGTTCGGACTGCAGGAGTGGGCCGAACCCGACCGCGAGGCCCGCGTTGCGGAGCTGCTCGAGCTGGTCGGCCTCGAGAACCACGGCGAGGACTATCCCGACGAGCTCTCGGGCGGCCAGCAACAGCGGATCGCGCTCGCCCGGTCGCTGGCGCCCGAACCCGAGATGCTGTTGCTCGACGAGCCGTTTTCGAACCTCGACGTCGACCTGCGCGTCGAGATGCGCGAGGAGGTTCGTCGGATCATCAAGGAGGCGGGCGTCACCGCGGTTTCGGTGACCCACGACCAGGAGGAGGCGCTGTCGATCTCCGATCGGGTCGCCGTGATGAACGACGGCGACATCGAGCAGATCGACACCCCCGAACAGGTGTTCCAGCAGCCCGAGTCGCGGTTCGTCGCGGGCTTTCTGGGCCACGCCAGTTTCCTCTCCGGGGAGGTCCGGGGCGACCACGTCGACACCGCGCTCGGTCGGGTCCTGCGGGACAACGTCAACGGGCTCGCCCACCAGTACGACGGCACCACCGTCGACCTGCTCGTCCGTCCGGACGACGTGACCGCCTATCCGGCCGCAGAGACCGACGCCGCGGCCGACGGCACCGTCGTCTACCGGCGCTATCTCGGCCCGACCGTGCTCTACCGCGTCGAACTCGACACCGGCGAGACGATCGAGTGTATGCACAACCACTCGGATCGGATCGACCTGGACGAACGCGTCGCGGTGCGGGTCACTGCCGACCACGAACTCGCCTGGTTCCCCGCCGAGCAGCGCGACCGGACGTCCGCGGCTGCCGACGACTGA
- a CDS encoding adenylosuccinate synthase, with amino-acid sequence MTVTIVGSQLGDEGKGGVVDLFGDAADVVARYQGGDNAGHTVVHDGKKYKLSLVPSGAVRGKVGVLGNGCVVNPETLFDEIDTLRERGLEPDVRVAERAHVILPYHRALDGIEEDEKEDLAAGTTKRGIGPTYEDKAGRRGIRVGDLLDPDTLRERLEYVVPQKRAIAEDVFEADTGEAFDVDHLFETYREYGERLREEGMTVDCGTYLQDRIDDGDNVMLEGAQGTSIDIDHGIYPYVTSSNPTAGGATVGTGLGPTVVGQGEVIGIVKAYLSRVGTGPLPTELGGVEDQTPEYDPSEAQRASENRAAEPRGDAGASEDEEELATYIRDEGGEYGTVTGRPRRVGWLDMPMLRHAARANGFTGLAINHIDVLAGLDEVQVGHSYELEGEEVLTMPPTTEKWGDCEANLRSFDGWDDVDWSAVADEGYEAIPENARTYLEYVADELEAEIYAVGVGPGREETVVVENPYE; translated from the coding sequence ATGACCGTCACCATCGTCGGGTCGCAACTCGGCGACGAAGGCAAGGGCGGGGTCGTCGATCTCTTCGGCGACGCCGCCGACGTCGTGGCCCGGTATCAGGGCGGCGACAACGCAGGCCATACCGTCGTTCACGACGGCAAGAAGTACAAGCTGTCGCTCGTCCCCTCCGGGGCCGTCCGCGGGAAGGTCGGCGTGCTCGGCAACGGCTGTGTCGTCAACCCCGAGACACTGTTCGACGAGATCGACACGCTCCGCGAGCGAGGACTCGAGCCCGACGTGCGGGTCGCCGAGCGAGCCCACGTCATCCTCCCGTACCACCGGGCGCTGGACGGGATCGAGGAAGACGAGAAGGAAGACCTCGCGGCCGGCACCACCAAACGCGGGATCGGGCCGACCTACGAGGACAAGGCCGGACGGCGCGGGATCCGCGTCGGCGACCTGCTCGACCCCGATACCCTCCGGGAACGCCTCGAGTACGTCGTCCCCCAGAAGCGAGCGATCGCCGAGGACGTCTTCGAGGCCGACACCGGCGAGGCGTTCGACGTCGACCACCTCTTCGAGACCTACCGCGAGTACGGCGAACGGCTCCGCGAGGAGGGGATGACCGTCGACTGCGGCACCTACCTCCAGGATCGCATCGACGACGGCGATAACGTCATGCTCGAGGGCGCGCAGGGTACCTCGATCGACATCGATCACGGGATCTACCCCTACGTGACGTCCTCGAACCCCACCGCGGGCGGAGCGACGGTCGGCACCGGACTCGGCCCGACCGTCGTCGGCCAGGGCGAGGTCATCGGCATCGTCAAGGCCTACCTCTCGCGGGTCGGCACCGGTCCGCTGCCGACCGAACTCGGCGGCGTCGAGGACCAGACGCCCGAATACGATCCTAGCGAGGCGCAACGCGCCTCGGAAAACCGAGCGGCGGAGCCGCGAGGCGACGCGGGTGCAAGCGAGGACGAGGAAGAGCTCGCCACCTACATCCGCGACGAGGGCGGGGAGTACGGAACCGTCACGGGCCGCCCGCGACGGGTCGGCTGGCTCGACATGCCCATGCTGCGCCACGCCGCGCGCGCGAACGGCTTCACGGGACTCGCGATCAACCACATCGACGTCCTCGCGGGGCTCGACGAGGTTCAGGTCGGTCACAGCTACGAGCTCGAGGGGGAGGAGGTCCTCACGATGCCGCCGACGACGGAGAAGTGGGGCGACTGCGAGGCGAACCTGCGATCGTTCGACGGCTGGGACGACGTCGACTGGAGCGCGGTCGCCGACGAGGGGTACGAGGCGATCCCCGAGAACGCCCGCACCTACCTCGAGTACGTCGCCGACGAGCTCGAGGCCGAGATCTACGCGGTCGGCGTCGGTCCGGGCCGCGAGGAGACCGTGGTCGTCGAGAACCCCTACGAGTAG
- a CDS encoding DR2241 family protein, whose protein sequence is MSDSPSDLLAAVETEDGLAFDGFVLEQASDGTYVLETPDAERTGLDGAELRDVLDTHPRYVSNWRYWDAIGGEGTARRAFLRWCERAPIAAATIDHRTIEGDPLDVPARYDALANGIEREWGELLVTTELLAEDERGYELRHVDDADRPRGELETHDDPREARELATNDEDGRYRPLKTAPSLRSGWVFPELTGRELVEAVDFFYPATIANWYRELRGELDVDHWTETATRQTGIYDVIDELPREAVDWMAEACCVDSQCLRRREWEYEDGDALAPEGGEGPFPCREPCSLVIAAARQWTILESEDERTYELELTTSERNQLSELIDAVADGRTDEIREADVGDGANRYRARYLRAKRFDEDGGLETVEREN, encoded by the coding sequence GTGTCCGACTCGCCATCCGACCTGCTCGCCGCCGTCGAGACCGAGGACGGCCTCGCGTTCGACGGGTTCGTCCTCGAGCAGGCGAGCGACGGCACGTACGTCCTCGAGACACCCGACGCCGAACGGACGGGCCTCGACGGCGCGGAACTGCGAGACGTCCTCGACACGCACCCGCGGTACGTCTCGAACTGGCGCTACTGGGACGCGATCGGCGGCGAGGGGACGGCCCGGCGAGCCTTCCTGCGGTGGTGTGAGCGAGCGCCGATCGCCGCGGCGACGATCGACCACCGGACGATCGAAGGCGATCCCCTCGACGTTCCCGCCCGCTACGACGCGCTTGCAAACGGGATCGAGCGGGAGTGGGGCGAGCTACTCGTTACGACCGAGCTGCTCGCGGAAGACGAGCGCGGCTACGAACTTCGCCACGTCGACGACGCCGACCGTCCTCGGGGCGAGCTCGAGACTCACGACGATCCCCGCGAGGCCCGCGAGCTCGCGACGAACGACGAGGACGGCCGCTACCGACCGCTGAAAACCGCCCCCTCGCTGCGCTCGGGCTGGGTCTTTCCCGAGCTGACGGGCCGCGAGCTCGTCGAGGCGGTCGACTTCTTCTACCCCGCGACGATCGCCAACTGGTACCGGGAGCTGCGCGGCGAGCTCGACGTCGACCACTGGACCGAGACGGCCACGCGCCAGACGGGGATCTACGACGTAATCGACGAGCTGCCCCGCGAGGCCGTCGACTGGATGGCCGAGGCCTGCTGTGTCGACTCCCAGTGTCTGCGCCGCCGGGAGTGGGAGTACGAGGACGGCGACGCGCTCGCCCCCGAGGGCGGCGAGGGGCCGTTCCCCTGCCGGGAGCCCTGTTCGCTCGTGATCGCGGCCGCCCGCCAGTGGACGATCCTCGAGTCCGAGGACGAGCGCACGTACGAACTCGAGCTGACGACGAGCGAGCGCAACCAGCTCTCGGAACTGATCGACGCCGTCGCGGACGGCCGCACCGACGAGATCCGGGAGGCCGACGTCGGGGACGGCGCGAACCGCTACCGTGCGCGGTACCTCCGTGCGAAGCGCTTCGACGAGGACGGCGGCCTCGAGACGGTCGAACGGGAGAACTAG
- a CDS encoding DUF2797 domain-containing protein: MQLVGYEPSGRGSALVVADGDSVEDVPLESGTELSYVLGSRRCAGTIDDGEHVACNRSTAPYCEYHTSTWVCARCTGDCLKPEMDCYQEHAVYVAAFAPDTFKVGVTKSRRLGTRLREQGADRAAHVHTVSNGRIARELEAEIADWLVDRVRTRPKVTALAETVDEDAWEAVLSEFDVLDRFDLDYGLDLETRPVRETMASGTVVGVKGRLLVLETSGTTYAVDMRDLVGYEIAEGETSRNLQSSLGSFG; encoded by the coding sequence GTGCAACTCGTCGGGTACGAGCCGAGCGGACGGGGGTCAGCACTGGTTGTCGCCGACGGCGACAGCGTCGAGGACGTCCCGCTCGAGTCCGGCACGGAGCTCTCCTACGTCCTCGGCTCGCGGCGCTGTGCGGGGACGATCGACGACGGCGAGCACGTCGCCTGTAACCGCTCGACGGCGCCGTACTGCGAGTACCACACGAGCACGTGGGTCTGTGCCCGCTGTACGGGCGACTGTCTCAAACCGGAGATGGACTGCTACCAGGAACACGCCGTCTACGTCGCCGCCTTCGCCCCGGACACGTTCAAGGTCGGGGTCACCAAGTCCCGGCGCCTCGGGACCCGCCTCCGCGAACAGGGCGCGGACCGGGCAGCCCACGTCCACACGGTCTCGAACGGGCGAATCGCCCGCGAGCTCGAGGCCGAGATCGCCGACTGGCTGGTCGATCGCGTCCGAACGCGCCCGAAGGTCACAGCCCTCGCCGAGACGGTCGACGAGGACGCCTGGGAGGCGGTTCTGTCGGAGTTCGACGTCCTCGACCGGTTCGATCTCGACTACGGCCTCGACCTCGAGACTCGCCCCGTCCGGGAGACGATGGCCTCGGGCACCGTCGTCGGCGTGAAGGGGCGACTCCTGGTCCTCGAAACGAGCGGGACGACCTACGCTGTCGATATGCGCGACCTCGTGGGCTACGAGATTGCGGAGGGGGAGACGAGCCGGAACCTCCAGTCATCGCTTGGCTCGTTCGGTTGA
- a CDS encoding class I SAM-dependent methyltransferase has product MDPFRNTSQPDWDWWGKLWPTPGATLRRLGLDRGTSLAEVGSGNGYFALPAARITAPAPVYAVDLEGSLLAELEELAARQEIENVRPIRGDARELDRLLPEPIDAVLLANAFHGIAPEDRATVLGAVHDSLRPGGTFVVVNWADRPREETTVDGETRGPPTELRVGPEETREAVREHTDLGFDRAVELPPYHYGLVFERER; this is encoded by the coding sequence ATGGATCCGTTTCGAAACACGAGCCAGCCCGACTGGGACTGGTGGGGAAAACTCTGGCCGACGCCGGGGGCGACGCTTCGCCGGCTCGGCCTCGACCGCGGAACGTCCCTCGCCGAGGTCGGCTCGGGCAACGGCTACTTCGCGCTGCCGGCCGCCCGGATCACCGCTCCCGCACCGGTGTACGCCGTCGACCTCGAGGGCTCGCTCCTCGCCGAACTCGAGGAGCTCGCGGCCCGACAGGAGATCGAGAACGTCCGACCGATCCGCGGCGACGCGCGGGAACTCGATCGGCTGCTCCCGGAACCGATCGACGCGGTCCTGCTCGCCAACGCCTTCCACGGGATCGCTCCCGAGGATCGAGCGACGGTTCTCGGGGCCGTCCACGACTCGCTCCGGCCCGGCGGGACGTTCGTCGTCGTCAACTGGGCGGATCGCCCGCGCGAGGAGACGACAGTCGACGGCGAGACCCGCGGTCCGCCGACCGAGCTCAGGGTCGGTCCGGAGGAAACGCGCGAGGCGGTCCGCGAACACACTGATCTCGGGTTCGATCGGGCCGTCGAGCTCCCCCCGTACCACTACGGGCTGGTCTTCGAGCGCGAGCGGTAG
- a CDS encoding class I SAM-dependent methyltransferase, whose amino-acid sequence MDRRKAIRDTYDRIATHFASTREYAWPEVESFLRELEGERAVGLDLGCGNCRHAQLLAEDAGVERTIGLDVSRGLLETGRERAREREFDVSLVQGDAATLPLAADAVDVVVYVATLHHLPTRASRLASLDELARVLAPEGRALVSAWSTAHDRFDEDEGFDTTVEWTLPGGEPVDRFYHIYDPAEFERDLADSDLDVLKWELSSGNCYATVAGGKPTGR is encoded by the coding sequence ATGGACCGTCGGAAGGCCATTCGCGACACCTACGACCGGATCGCCACCCACTTCGCCTCAACCCGGGAGTACGCCTGGCCGGAGGTCGAGTCGTTTCTCAGGGAGCTCGAGGGCGAGCGGGCCGTCGGGCTCGATCTCGGGTGTGGAAACTGCCGTCACGCCCAGCTACTGGCCGAGGACGCGGGCGTCGAACGGACGATCGGTCTCGACGTCAGCCGCGGCCTGCTCGAGACCGGGCGCGAGCGGGCCCGCGAACGCGAGTTCGACGTCTCGCTAGTGCAGGGCGACGCTGCGACTCTCCCCCTGGCCGCGGACGCCGTCGACGTCGTGGTCTACGTCGCGACGCTGCACCACCTGCCGACGCGAGCGAGCCGGCTGGCGAGCCTGGACGAACTTGCGCGCGTGCTGGCTCCCGAGGGGCGCGCGCTCGTCAGCGCCTGGTCGACCGCCCACGATCGGTTCGACGAGGACGAGGGGTTCGATACGACCGTCGAGTGGACCCTCCCCGGCGGGGAGCCAGTCGATCGGTTCTACCACATCTACGACCCCGCGGAGTTCGAGCGAGACCTCGCCGACAGCGACCTCGACGTCCTCAAGTGGGAGCTCTCGAGCGGGAACTGCTACGCGACCGTCGCGGGCGGGAAACCGACGGGGCGATAA
- a CDS encoding DUF7524 family protein: MFTPAVTVHVNRGSPERLEAATATFETAEPFTLLLEGHDTPTHVHCRLDENLARVASLPQSNYYVEADARTPVPIDIDPSAIDDPVQGYLEVSTGYGAESAAIAVTIEPGPDRVEVDESLAQPNRSPTENTRSAESSKPLFEDVELPGGLQPTTLAALALGGVALVLALAVAAIAGGTTAVAVFAIVAVAVVAAVAVRFRN, encoded by the coding sequence GTGTTCACCCCAGCGGTCACCGTCCACGTCAACCGCGGTTCGCCCGAGCGCCTCGAGGCAGCGACCGCTACCTTCGAGACGGCCGAGCCGTTCACCCTGCTGCTCGAGGGCCACGACACGCCGACCCACGTCCACTGCCGGCTCGACGAGAACCTGGCCCGCGTCGCCTCGCTGCCCCAGTCGAACTACTACGTTGAGGCCGACGCGCGGACGCCGGTCCCGATCGACATCGACCCGAGCGCCATCGACGACCCTGTCCAGGGGTATCTCGAGGTATCGACGGGGTACGGTGCCGAGTCGGCGGCGATCGCCGTCACGATCGAGCCCGGGCCTGACAGGGTCGAGGTCGACGAGTCCCTCGCCCAGCCCAACCGCTCGCCGACCGAGAACACCCGGTCGGCGGAGTCATCGAAGCCGCTGTTCGAGGACGTCGAGCTGCCCGGCGGTCTCCAGCCGACGACCCTCGCTGCGCTCGCGCTCGGCGGGGTCGCGCTCGTCCTCGCACTCGCCGTCGCCGCGATCGCCGGCGGCACGACTGCCGTCGCCGTCTTTGCGATCGTCGCCGTCGCCGTCGTCGCCGCGGTCGCGGTCCGTTTTCGCAACTAG
- a CDS encoding DUF5793 family protein → MRREHFTLDVSNVDWVETDGEPAKPSVSIDFTGPATDLRERLTGSDGDVLEASETDAALRLQGPLGKDTDGVVSLANRTTGEFLLELNEDADNVLRFIRAARGYGEDKTDDGRYEIEILFDGEEFIRYDKETFLVYDEDGNLLRQHSLIPSGIEL, encoded by the coding sequence ATGAGGCGTGAGCACTTCACACTGGACGTTAGCAATGTCGACTGGGTCGAGACCGACGGCGAACCGGCGAAACCATCGGTATCGATCGACTTCACCGGCCCAGCGACGGATCTCCGCGAGCGCCTTACCGGCTCGGACGGCGACGTCCTCGAGGCGAGCGAGACCGACGCAGCCCTCCGTCTACAGGGGCCCCTCGGCAAGGACACAGACGGCGTCGTGAGCCTTGCCAACCGGACGACTGGCGAGTTCCTCCTCGAACTCAACGAGGACGCCGACAACGTCCTGCGGTTTATCCGCGCGGCGCGGGGGTACGGTGAGGACAAAACCGACGACGGTCGGTACGAGATCGAGATCCTGTTCGACGGCGAGGAGTTCATCAGGTACGATAAGGAGACCTTCCTGGTCTACGACGAGGATGGAAACCTCCTCCGCCAGCATAGTCTCATCCCCAGCGGCATCGAGCTCTAG
- a CDS encoding BsuPI-related putative proteinase inhibitor, giving the protein MALEGRLEAEVSSGAGTDAVRFEFTVANEGTDPVELQFSDACKAEFVVEDEGREVWRYTDGRMFAQMISSERIAPDETATYEAEWENPRSGEYTAVAELRAQEGRCEARTDVTVP; this is encoded by the coding sequence ATGGCACTCGAGGGACGACTCGAGGCGGAGGTATCGTCCGGCGCGGGAACGGACGCGGTTCGGTTCGAGTTTACCGTCGCGAACGAGGGCACCGATCCCGTCGAGCTCCAGTTCTCCGACGCCTGCAAGGCCGAGTTCGTCGTCGAGGACGAGGGACGGGAGGTCTGGCGCTACACCGACGGCCGAATGTTCGCCCAGATGATCAGCTCCGAACGGATCGCCCCCGACGAGACGGCGACCTACGAGGCCGAGTGGGAGAATCCCCGGTCGGGGGAGTACACCGCTGTCGCGGAGCTGCGCGCCCAGGAGGGCAGGTGCGAGGCCCGGACCGACGTCACAGTGCCGTAG
- a CDS encoding DUF7527 domain-containing protein encodes MDSRTQERVERWDARPFDGDLRALAGADFSGAVADDGSWLFLLGGRIVGVVDGAPAEFAGGSGTVYEAPHRALPLLCSMETQRDTPRGTYYTNETPLEEVDRTLQEGSFTGFVELSENVHSGDYYLVYYGGRRMAIAYVGNAERLLVGTEAFERAADEVGIYEVVDVDIEVTDVDELALAGRDAEPATRTDGDLEHAASAETARATASSASVESSSDTAEATSGVDRSDDGDEPESTIQDEPASRDEADDATAESTQSSGTTEPEPDADRAPENASGPAAVASEDEDRTNELETLRTRNQELSATVDRLRSRVRTLESELESARAGTERSAPGPDLDLDEALSQTNLFVRYDSRSQPTLDTAHESHVDRAEVDANLRLEYHTQFDDVGATVDGDPFEDVLAETMAFRFLEWLTTELFFEIRDTGRADALGELYEGISRIDRVELDSSIPIEDGDREAVAFDVVAYDKMGNPLLVATLNDSREPIPRDVLEGVATDAAAVARRHSELAAALVVTRSYFEPGALEVVEEATKSGFLSRGSRLSYVNSPGYHLCLAELRSAGFHVTVPEL; translated from the coding sequence ATGGACTCGCGCACGCAAGAGCGCGTCGAACGCTGGGACGCTCGCCCGTTCGACGGTGATCTCCGCGCGCTGGCCGGAGCCGATTTTTCCGGTGCCGTCGCCGACGACGGTAGCTGGCTGTTCCTGCTTGGCGGGCGCATCGTCGGCGTCGTCGACGGCGCCCCAGCGGAGTTCGCGGGCGGCTCGGGGACGGTCTACGAGGCGCCCCACCGTGCGCTTCCGTTGCTCTGCTCGATGGAAACACAGCGTGACACACCCCGCGGGACGTACTACACGAACGAGACGCCCCTCGAGGAGGTCGATCGCACCCTCCAGGAGGGATCGTTCACGGGCTTTGTCGAACTGAGCGAGAACGTCCACAGCGGCGACTACTATCTCGTTTACTACGGCGGCCGCCGGATGGCGATCGCCTACGTCGGCAACGCCGAACGTCTGCTCGTCGGAACGGAGGCGTTCGAACGGGCGGCCGACGAGGTCGGCATCTACGAGGTCGTCGACGTCGACATCGAGGTCACCGACGTCGACGAGCTGGCCCTCGCCGGGCGCGACGCCGAACCTGCGACACGAACGGACGGCGACCTGGAGCATGCCGCAAGCGCCGAAACCGCTCGGGCGACCGCGAGCTCGGCGTCGGTAGAGTCGTCCTCGGATACGGCCGAGGCGACGTCCGGAGTGGATCGTTCGGACGACGGCGACGAGCCCGAATCGACGATCCAAGACGAACCCGCGTCCCGAGACGAGGCCGACGACGCCACAGCCGAGTCGACACAGTCGTCCGGGACGACCGAGCCGGAGCCCGACGCCGACCGCGCTCCCGAGAACGCGTCCGGGCCGGCGGCCGTCGCGTCCGAGGACGAAGACCGCACGAACGAGCTGGAGACGCTTCGAACCCGCAATCAGGAGCTGTCAGCGACCGTCGACCGACTCCGGTCGCGGGTGCGAACGCTCGAGTCGGAGCTCGAGAGCGCCCGTGCGGGCACCGAGCGGTCGGCGCCCGGCCCCGACCTCGATCTCGACGAGGCGCTCTCGCAGACGAACCTCTTCGTTCGGTACGACTCCCGGAGCCAGCCGACCCTCGATACGGCCCATGAGAGCCACGTCGACCGCGCGGAGGTCGACGCGAACCTTCGCCTGGAGTACCACACCCAGTTCGACGACGTCGGCGCCACCGTCGACGGCGACCCCTTCGAGGACGTCCTGGCCGAGACGATGGCGTTTCGGTTCCTCGAGTGGCTCACGACGGAGCTGTTCTTCGAGATCCGCGACACCGGCCGTGCGGACGCGCTCGGCGAACTCTACGAGGGGATCTCGCGGATCGATCGCGTCGAGCTCGACTCCTCGATCCCGATCGAGGACGGCGACCGGGAGGCCGTCGCGTTCGACGTCGTCGCCTACGACAAGATGGGGAATCCACTGCTGGTCGCGACGCTGAACGACTCCCGGGAGCCGATCCCGCGGGACGTCCTCGAGGGTGTGGCGACGGACGCCGCGGCGGTCGCCCGCCGTCACTCGGAGCTTGCGGCCGCGCTCGTCGTGACCCGGAGCTACTTCGAGCCCGGGGCGCTCGAGGTCGTCGAGGAGGCGACGAAAAGCGGCTTTCTCAGCCGCGGCTCGCGGCTGAGCTACGTCAACAGTCCGGGCTACCACCTCTGTCTGGCGGAGCTGCGATCCGCGGGCTTTCACGTGACGGTTCCGGAGCTCTGA
- a CDS encoding CbiX/SirB N-terminal domain-containing protein, which translates to MQALVVAAHGSHLNPNASDPTYAHADTVRETEAFDEVREAFWKEEPHFREVIRTLESEDVFVVPLFISEGYFTEQVIPRELRLDDWDPAKWDSDGTDASHATLEATDVGKTIHYCGPVGTHDAMTDVIVQRAESVTEDPDVGDGFGLAVVGHGTERNANSAKAVEYHAERVRQRDRFDEVKALFMDEEPEVDDVTEFFETEDVVVVPLFIADGYHTQEDIPEDMGLTEDYRLGWEVPAEVDGHRIWYAGAVGTEGLMADVVLERAADAGAAVGDARERVRDATALAGGSERGDERGPSAGAGD; encoded by the coding sequence ATGCAAGCGCTGGTCGTCGCGGCCCACGGGTCGCATCTGAATCCGAACGCATCGGACCCCACCTACGCCCACGCCGACACCGTCCGCGAGACCGAAGCGTTCGACGAGGTTCGCGAGGCCTTCTGGAAGGAAGAGCCTCACTTCCGGGAGGTGATCCGCACTCTCGAGTCCGAGGACGTGTTCGTCGTGCCCCTGTTTATCAGCGAGGGATATTTCACCGAGCAGGTCATTCCCCGAGAGCTGCGCCTCGACGACTGGGATCCCGCGAAGTGGGATTCCGACGGCACCGACGCCTCCCACGCCACTCTCGAGGCGACCGATGTCGGGAAGACGATCCACTACTGCGGTCCCGTCGGCACCCACGACGCGATGACCGACGTGATCGTCCAGCGGGCCGAAAGCGTCACCGAAGATCCAGACGTCGGAGACGGGTTCGGTCTGGCGGTCGTCGGCCACGGCACCGAGCGCAACGCGAACTCCGCGAAGGCCGTCGAGTACCACGCCGAGCGCGTCCGCCAGCGGGACCGCTTCGACGAGGTGAAGGCGCTGTTCATGGACGAGGAGCCGGAGGTCGACGACGTTACTGAGTTCTTCGAGACCGAGGACGTGGTCGTCGTCCCGCTGTTTATCGCCGACGGCTACCACACCCAGGAGGACATCCCCGAGGATATGGGACTGACCGAGGACTACCGGCTGGGCTGGGAGGTCCCGGCCGAGGTCGACGGCCACCGGATCTGGTACGCCGGCGCGGTCGGCACCGAGGGGTTGATGGCCGACGTCGTCCTCGAACGGGCGGCCGACGCGGGTGCGGCCGTCGGCGACGCCCGCGAGCGCGTTCGCGACGCGACGGCCCTCGCCGGCGGGAGCGAACGCGGAGACGAGCGCGGACCGAGCGCGGGGGCGGGTGACTGA
- a CDS encoding methytransferase partner Trm112, producing MKESLLEILCCPLDKHDLELEDAEYDGDEVVDGALVCTECGERYPIEDGIPNLLPPDMREESPA from the coding sequence ATGAAGGAGTCGCTGCTGGAGATCCTCTGTTGCCCACTCGACAAACACGATCTGGAACTGGAAGACGCCGAGTACGACGGCGACGAGGTCGTCGACGGAGCCCTCGTCTGTACCGAGTGTGGCGAGCGCTACCCGATCGAGGACGGGATCCCGAACCTGCTGCCCCCGGACATGCGCGAAGAGTCCCCCGCCTGA
- a CDS encoding UPF0058 family protein — MHKDELLELHEELVVIMEYFSEREEVDEELFDPYRQLDVDPSHVHKSKSEHKHAVFVLGNALAKAMSEDEFSSAGRIGKRMKELAEDAESKI, encoded by the coding sequence ATGCACAAGGACGAACTCCTCGAACTCCACGAAGAACTCGTCGTAATTATGGAGTACTTCTCGGAGCGCGAGGAGGTCGACGAGGAGTTGTTCGATCCGTACCGCCAGCTCGACGTCGATCCCTCGCACGTCCACAAGTCGAAAAGCGAGCACAAACACGCCGTCTTCGTGCTTGGCAACGCGTTAGCGAAGGCGATGAGCGAGGACGAGTTCTCGAGTGCCGGCCGGATCGGCAAGCGCATGAAAGAACTCGCCGAGGACGCCGAGTCGAAGATATAG